A section of the Penaeus chinensis breed Huanghai No. 1 chromosome 17, ASM1920278v2, whole genome shotgun sequence genome encodes:
- the LOC125034218 gene encoding LOW QUALITY PROTEIN: pre-mRNA-splicing factor ATP-dependent RNA helicase DHX16-like (The sequence of the model RefSeq protein was modified relative to this genomic sequence to represent the inferred CDS: inserted 2 bases in 1 codon; deleted 1 base in 1 codon; substituted 1 base at 1 genomic stop codon): MPQLPLCLQGGSAQSSGGSGGSGGSKRQAAAAVAAADSSDSEGEGPKLIKKRRGGNSSSDDDNDEERQRKRDLRERDEYAERLRKRDEDRTRNVANKGEGXKAFEEAAKRLILEKEDREQILPHLRVESRRKYLVKRKDDKLKELEADIRDDEYLFDDQVLTEREKKERDYKKTVLKLAKDYDRVKDAEKVQRYVMPEEGGTVDDKYVEIDDKEKRPGYEQKKWEEDQMRGTALSFGARDKAEKYRAHEYNLVLEDEIEFIKSLPLEGTRXEEEKEEKEEERRGAPKMSEHEKKKMSIAEVRRSLPVYPFKGALLDAIAEHQVLIIEGETGSGKSTQLPQYLYHAGYCEDGKKIGCTQPRRVAAMSVAARVSEEMGKKLGNEVGYSIRFEDCTSDRTRVKYMTDGMLLREFLMDPSLEGYSVMIIDEAHERTLHTDILFGLLKDITRFRSDLKLLISSATLDSAKFSDFFDEAPIFRIPGRRYPVHIYYTRSPEANYIDAAAVTVLQIHITQHLGDVLVFLTGQEEIEACQEILTERVKALGNKIRELVILPIYANLPSDMQAKIFEPTPPGARKVILATNIAETSLTIDGITYVIDPGYAKQNYFNARSGMESLVVVPVSRASANQRAGRAGRVGPGKCFRLYTQWAFENEMDENTIPEIQRVNLGNVVLQLKSLGIHDLINFDYLDPPPAETLILALEQLYALKALNHKGELTSTGRKMAEIPVDPMMSRMILAADQYKVVEEILTVAAMLSVNGAIFYRPKDKAIHADTARKNFFHPDGDHLTLMNVFNEWEGTDYSSQWCYEVFIQHRSMKRARDIRDQLAGLMERVEVQLTSNPGDSMGIRKAITAGYFYHVARFSKGGMYKTAKKSQTVMMHPQSCLVEDLPRWVVYHELVMTTKEYMRNVVTIDGKWLLEVAPHYYKDTEVHDTTSKKMPKVLGKAREELQKEYK, encoded by the exons ATGCCCCAACTTCCCCTTTGTCTCCAAGGTGGCAGCGCACAGTCGAGCGGAGGCAGCGGAGGCAGCGGAGGCAGCAAGCGCCAGGCAGCAGCAGCTGTCGCAGCCGCAGACAGCTCAGACTCGGAGGGCGAAGGCCCCAAGCTGATCAAGAAGAGGCGCGGCGGCAACTCCTCCagcgacgacgacaacgacgaggAGCGGCAGCGCAAGCGCGACCTGCGGGAGAGGGACGAGTACGCCGAGCGGCTGCGCAAGCGGGACGAGGACCGGACGCGCAACGTAGCCAACAAGGGCGAAGG GAAGGCCTTCGAGGAGGCCGCCAAACGGCTTATTCTagagaaggaagacagggagCAGATCCTGCCGCACCTGCGGGTGGAGTCGCGCCGCAAGTATCTGGTCAAGCGGAAGGACGACAAGCTTAAGGAGCTGGAAGCCGACATCCGGGATGACGAGTACTTGTTCGATGACCAGGTgctcacggagagagagaagaaggagcgcGATTACAAGAAGACCGTGCTCAAGCTGGCGAAGGACTACGACCGGGTCAAGGACGCCGAGAAGGTGCAGCGGTACGTGATGCCCGAGGAGGGGGGCACCGTGGACGACAAGTACGTGGAGATCGACGACAAGGAGAAGAGACCGGGCTACGAGcagaagaagtgggaggaggaccAGATGCGGGGCACTGCTCTCTCCTTCGGTGCCCGGGACAAGGCCGAGAAGTACCGTGCCCACGAGTACAACCTCGTCCTGGAAGATGAGATCGAGTTCATAAAGTCACTTCCTCTCGAAGGCACGcgctgagaagaagaaaaagaagaaaaagaagaggaaagaagagga gcgccaAAGATGTCTGAacacgagaagaagaagatgtcGATAGCGGAAGTGAGGCGGAGTCTGCCCGTGTACCCGTTCAAGGGGGCGCTGCTGGACGCCATAGCAGAACACCAGGTCCTCATCATCGAGGGCGAGACGGGCTCCGGGAAGTCCACGCAGCTACCGCAATACTTATATCATGCAGGCTACTGCGAGGACGGCAAGAAAATAGGGTGCACGCAGCCCAGGAGGGTCGCAGCCATGAGCGTGGCAGCCCGCGTTTCGGAGGAGATGGGCAAAAAGCTTGGCAACGAAGTAGGCTACAGCATCCGCTTCGAAGACTGCACGAGCGACCGCACCAGGGTCAAGTACATGACAGATGGCATGCTGCTGCGGGAGTTCCTGATGGACCCCAGCCTGGAGGGCTACAGCGTCATGATCATCGACGAGGCGCACGAAAGGACGCTTCACACCGACATCCTCTTCGGCCTCCTCAAGGACATTACTCGGTTTCGCTCCGACCTCAAGCTGCTCATCTCGAGTGCCACGCTCGACTCGGCCAAGTTCTCCGACTTCTTCGACGAGGCACCCATCTTCAGGATCCCCGGGCGCCGATATCCCGTCCACATCTACTACACCAGGAGCCCCGAGGCCAACTACATCGACGCTGCGGCCGTGACGGTTCTGCAGATTCATATCACGCAGCACCTGGGCGACGTCCTGGTGTTCCTCACGGGCCAGGAGGAGATCGAGGCCTGCCAGGAAATCCTCACGGAGAGAGTC AAGGCCCTCGGGAACAAGATCCGCGAGCTGGTCATCCTGCCCATCTACGCCAACCTGCCCTCAGACATGCAGGCCAAGATCTTCGAGCCGACGCCTCCGGGAGCCAGGAAGGTGATCCTCGCCACGAATATTGCCGAGACGTCGCTCACCATCGACGGCATCACGTACGTCATTGACCCCGGCTATGCCAAACAGAACTACTTCAACGCGAGGAGTGGCATGGAATCCCTGGTGGTTGTGCCAGTGTCACGGGCGTCTGCCAACCAGCGCGCGGGCAGGGCCGGCAGGGTCGGGCCGGGCAAGTGCTTTCGGTTGTACACGCAGTGGGCGTTCGAGAACGAAATGGACGAGAACACAATCCCCGAGATCCAGCGCGTGAACCTGGGCAACGTGGTGCTGCAGCTCAAGTCGCTCGGCATCCACGACCTCATCAACTTCGACTACCTGGATCCGCCGCCAGCCGAGACGCTCATCCTGGCGCTGGAGCAGCTGTACGCCCTCAAGGCGCTGAACCACAAGGGCGAGCTCACGTCCACGGGCCGCAAGATGGCCGAGATCCCCGTCGACCCCATGATGTCGCGCATGATCCTGGCCGCTGACCAGTacaaggtggtggaggagatccTGACCGTGGCCGCCATGCTGTCCGTCAACGGCGCCATCTTCTACCGGCCCAAGGACAAGGCCATCCACGCCGACACAGCCCGCAAGAACTTCTTCCACCCCGACGGCGACCACCTGACGCTGATGAACGTCTTCAACGAGTGGGAGGGCACGGACTACTCGTCGCAGTGGTGCTACGAGGTGTTCATTCAGCACCGGTCCATGAAGCGCGCGCGGGACATCCGCGACCAGCTGGCGGGGCTGATGGAGCGAGTGGAGGTGCAGCTCACGTCCAACCCGGGCGACTCGATGGGCATCCGCAAGGCCATCACGGCCGGCTACTTCTACCACGTGGCGCGCTTCAGCAAGGGCGGCATGTACAAGACCGCCAAGAAGAGCCAGACGGTCATGATGCACCCGCAGTCGTGCCTGGTAGAGGACCTCCCGCGCTGGGTCGTGTACCACGAGCTCGTCATGACCACCAAGGAGTACATGCGCAACGTCGTCACCATCGACGGCAAGTGGCTGCTGGAGGTCGCGCCGCACTATTACAAGGACACGGAGGTGCACGACACCACCTCCAAGAAGATGCCCAAGGTCCTGGGCAAGGCCAGGGAGGAGCTGCAGAAAGAGTACAAATGA